In Erigeron canadensis isolate Cc75 chromosome 7, C_canadensis_v1, whole genome shotgun sequence, one DNA window encodes the following:
- the LOC122609053 gene encoding protein ALP1-like, whose product MYFCYTPVKADALDEYLQMAQDTGYQILDAFCKCVIHLYQQEYLRRPKEANIVRLTAKHEQVHGFPGMLGSIDCMHWGWRNYPVAWQGQYTRGNKGHLTIMLEAVASYDLWIWHAYFGPAGSNNDINESDLFDDLLQDRALKVEFSVNGEQFTKGYYLADGIYPEWATLVKSFKCPMDPKTTKFKRYQEAARKDVERAFGVLQGRWQIIEQYARPYSTNKIKRIILCCVILHNIIVEDNGRAITEFE is encoded by the coding sequence atgtacTTCTGCTATACGCCAGTTAAGGCTGATGCTTTAGATGAGTACTTGCAGATGGCTCAAGATACGGGCTACCAGATTTTAGATGCTTTCTGTAAATGTGTGATACACCTTTATCAACAGGAGTACTTGAGAAGGCCAAAAGAAGCCAATATCGTGCGGTTAACTGCCAAACATGAGCAGGTTCATGGTTTTCCGGGAATGCTTGGTAGCATAGATTGCATGCATTGGGGTTGGAGGAACTATCCAGTGGCATGGCAAGGGCAGTACACCCGGGGCAACAAGGGACATCTAacaatcatgcttgaagcggttgcttcatatgatttgtggatctGGCATGCCTACTTTGGCCCTGctggttcgaacaacgacatcaacgagTCAGATTTGTTCGACGATTTGCTACAAGACAGGGCTCTTAAAGTAGAGTTTTCAGTTAATGGGGAGCAGTTTACAAAGGGATATTACCTAGCAGATGGTATTTATCCAGAATGGGCTACTCTTGTTAAGTCATTCAAGTGCCCGATGGACCCGAAAACCACCAAGTTCAAAAGATACCAAGAagctgcaagaaaggatgtcgAGCGAGCATTTGGGGTTCTTCAAGGTCGTTGGCAGATTATTGAACAATACGCGCGGCCATACAGTACCAACAAGATAAAACGGATCATTTTATGTTGTGTGATTCTGCACAACATTATCGTTGAAGATAACGGGCGTGCAATTACAGAGTTTGAATAA